CACCTGTCAGGGCTGCCATATTATTGTAGATATCCGTGTTGTCGTAGTAGCCCTCAAATAAATCCTGTCCTGCACCCATTGCAAATACCGGAACCGGAAGGCCAGTATGTGCATAAGAGGAGAAGCTGATGCCGGATTTGTTGTTTAAAATATGTGTGATGGTTACAGAAAGCGGCTCGTAGGTTCCGTACAGAAGATACTCTTCCTGTGTCATTTCATCCTTCTTGGAAGAACCGGTTTCCAGTGTTCTGTTATATGCATCCTCCAGCTTTCCATACTCATAATCAGTAAGTACCAGTTTGGAATCCTCAGTCGCATCCGGGTCATCTGCCGTCATCAGTCCGAAGTTCTCTTTAATATCCTTCAGCACATCCTCAAACGGAGTCTGGTTTTCCTTATAACCTGCCACATAATCCGAATCAAACTTTGCGTAGGAAATCTTCTGGTTCGTCAGGTTTGTGAGATATGTATCATAATCTGTACCCGCAAAGCCGATTGTCAGACCGCCGGTTTCGTGGTCGCCTGTTACCAGAATCAGCGTTTCATCCGGATGCTCATTGTAAAATGCTACTGCGCTTTCTACCGCTTCACTTAATGCCTGTGTATCATTGATAGTTGAGCCTGCATCGTTTGCATGACATGCCCAGTCAATCTTTCCGCCTTCTACCATCATGAAGAAGCCTGTCTCGTTATCAAGTACCTCAATGCCCTTGTCCACATAATCTTTAAGCTGCCATTCTCCGTCTGCCGCGTCTACATCATAGGACATTGCATTACCGTCTGCCAGCGTCTCCGCAACGACAATCGCCTTGCCATCCTCAGCCGTCAGAGCCGCTGCTTCCTCCTGCGTCCGGATTACTTTATAGCCTGCATTTTCTGCTACCTGATATGCATCTTCCTTCGGGTCGTCCTCTTTTCCAGTCGGGTCAAGCAGCGCGCCGCCTGCAAAATAGTCGAATCCGCTCTCTGTCAGCTCCATAGAAATATCATAATAGCTGTTTCTGGATGCCTGGTGTGCATAAAATGCCGCCGGAGTTGCATGGTTCAGGTTTACGGTCGTCACAATACCAATCTTATAATCTTTCTGTGCTTTCAGCTTTTCCGCAATCGTCTCAAAAGGAATCGTCATGGTTGTATCCATATTGATGGTTCCGCTGTAGGTCTTGTTTCCTGTCGCGATAGAAGTTGCCGTCGACGCAGAATCCGGTGCAAATGAGGTGCTGTCAAAGGTCTGCGCTGTGCCGACTACCGGAAAATTCATGAAAGAGAGCGCTGATGTCTCAATTCCTCCGTCGCTCGCGGTGGTTCCAAGATAATCTGCAGTCGTCTGAATCTGCGGAAAACTCATACCGTCTCCGATAAACAGGAAAATGTACTTCGGTGCTGCAACCGTTTCCTCTGCTGCTCCCACACCAACCGCCGGGATGCCCGCAATCGTCGGAACTGCCATGCACATTGATAATAACATTGCTGTGATCTGCTTTTTCTTCATCATATCCTCCTAAAATATTGTTTTTGCGCATATACACCGCTCCCTGGAAGCTCAGATATCCTTCGTGTGTCTGTCACATATTGCTGTGTTCTGCGCTCTGTACAATATTATTTTAGTGATATTTTGTAAACTTCAATATCAGCAGACTGTAAATGTCTCGTAAAAAATGTGTAACGCTAATTCCGCAAAAATATAGCAGAGTAAAACATGCCGGCACTCTTCATAAAGTATATCACCGTAAAACATACCGGTACGCTCCAAAAAGTATATCACCGTAAAACATACCGGTACGCTCCAAAAAGCATATCACCGTAAAACATATCGGTACGCTCCAAAAAGCATATCAGCATGTTACTGCGACAGCAGCCCCGCCAGAAGCAGCATAGTAAACGGGACAAGATACTTTCTGGGATGATGCCAAAGGTCACTTTCTGTTTTCCAGCTGCGGATGGGCAGCGCCCATTCCAGAAGAACCGACAGGACAGCACTCTGCAAAGCAAACAAAACAGCCATGCCTGCATCTGCCAAAGTGACCCCGCCGTTCACAAGCTGCCAGCCGCAAAGATAAATACCCGATACAAATCCGTTGACGATAAAAATAAACAGACAGTATCTGCCGAAAAAACGGATGCCCTGGTCTGGAAGAACACGGATTGCCTGCTCCAGATTCGTGTCTGCGGACAGCAGCGTACAGATGGGTGTGTTCAGACAGAGAACTGCAAATCCAAAAGGCAGCATATTCAGACCGTGGATTTCTCCGAATAAATACGGCAGAAAACAGGCAGCCGCGCAAAGCCCCGCCGTATTAATACAATAACTTTTATCCGCCATCAGATACCGCATCAGATATATCGTAAGCCCTCCCGCACGCCCTGTGTATCTGACAGTTTTTTCGACTGCGGAAGTATGAAGAAAATCGCCGGCGTCCACAGAATACAGATACCATATTGCGCCCGCCATACTTACCAGATCCGCGGTCATTATCGCGGCAGTCTGCCGGATACATAAAATTACAGTCAGGATACATACCGTCAGAAAAACGGGCAACATCACTTTTCTTTTCCGGAACATCAGAAAGAAAATCGGCGTGACTGCACACGCCATGCAGCCGCAAAGCAGCGCCGCGCCAATCTCGGTTCCGCGCCAGTCTGCGGCAGCAAAAAACAGCGCCCATACCGGCAACGTTTTCGTAAGCAGTGCATATGCGCCCAGCACTGTTATATAGGAAAAAACCAGACTGCGGTTTTCCAGCGGCAGCATAAGCATCCCCCGCAGGGTTTCCATGTGCCGGGTGCCATTCAGCAGCTGCCACATAATTCCCGCCGTAAACAGGGCTGATGTGAAATAAAGAATAAACGGAGCAATTTTCAACTTCCACTCCCCGGCATAAACAGCGGCGAATACGACAACCGACGCCAGCAGACTGTTCCGGAGACTTTCATATCTGGCGCCGGATAATTGTTTAAACAGGGCTTTCATATTTTTCACAGTCATGCAATACCTCCCGGATGCTTCCGGCGGCAATTTCCCCGCCGGTAAATGTGCGGCTGATTTTTCCGTTCTCCAAAACCAGTACACGGTCTGAAGTCAGACAGATACTCTCAAGTATATGAGACGAAAACAGGATGGTTCCATATTGTTTATATTCTCCCATAAGCTGATACAGAAATTCCGTGCTTTGAAAATCAAGCCCGTTTACCGGTTCGTCCAGCAGGAGCAGTTCCGGATGCAGCGCAAACGCTGTAATCAGATAAACCTTTTTCCGGTTGCCGGTGGACAGCTCCTTCAGTAGAACATCGGTATATTCCTCAAAGTGAAATCCACTTATCAGATAAGTGACATCCGGTGGCTTAATACCGTAGGAAGCCGCCGCATATGCCAGATATTCCCGGAAGGTAAAATAACGGAAAGATGAATCCTCCGCAAAAACAACGTACCTGCTGCGTTTAAACTCCCTGTCGCAAAACCGGAATTCCTTTCCGTTCCATGTTGCACTGTCTGCGTGAAAGCTTCGCAGCAGTCCCGCCATTGTTTTGATAAACGTTGTTTTTCCGGCTCCGTTCATGCCAATCAGTCCGACAACCTCCCCTGCTTCCAGGTCGAGCGAAAGCTGCGAAATCACTGGATGGTCCGCCGTATACCAGACACTTAAATTTCTGAGCGAAAAAATATCTGCTTTATTCATACCACGCCGCCTCACTTTTTGTTTTCCTTTTTCCAGAGCGAATACGCAGAAAACAGAAATACTCCGCCAAGGACAAGGTAAAACAGTGCAAATGGAACATTCATTGTAACAATGCTGAAAATCATGCAGACGATAAACACGATACCAAGTATCAAGCGAAAATAAAAATGTCTCATAAAAATCCTCCTCTTCTTATCAGAATGATGCATTTGTAGTTACACCCCAGCCGGTTCTGCGCTCCCGGAAACTTTTGTTTCACGGAAATGTACGGGGTATTTCCCGTACACAGAAGTATGCAGAACAGTTTCCCGGCACAGAAATATGCGGGGCTATTTTCCTAACGCAGGAACATATGGGGCTATTTCCCAGGCACAGAAAAATCATACTGCAAAAACCTGCCGTCTGCGGCAATGTCCGCAAACGGCAGGTTTTTGTCCGTAAAATATATTAATGCGTCATGGAGATTCATTCTATTTTCACCGGCTGAAAGGATAACGTAACGACAGCTTTAAAAATACCGTCCTGGTACGCTGTGCTGACGGTTCCGTCATAACGCTCTGCGACGGTCTGGACACTTTTCAGTCCCCAGCCGTGAAAATCTTTCTCTGTCTTTGCAGTCTGTAACCTTCCCTCCTTTTGCACCGGCTCTTTTCCATAACTGTTTTCTACCTTTATAATAAGCATCTCGTTGATGCGCCGCACTGTCAGAGCGAGAAAACGCTGCCCATCCGCGGCTGTGTCCGCCGCCTCCAGCGCATTGTCCAGCAGATTCCCCAGAATCGTTGTCAAATCCACGCTGCGGATATTTGTATTGCGCGGAAATTCTATATTCACCTCTGTTTTTATTTTCCTCTGCTCCGCCAGCGCCATTTTACTGCTGATAAGGCAGTCTGTCGCCTTATCGCCCGTCCACACGCTTTGCGAGATTTCCCGGACAGGCGCCCGCAAATCCTCACAATACTGCATTGCCTCTGGAAACTCTCCCTGCTTCAGACACTGGTAAATTGCTTCAATATGATTGTGCAGGTCATGATACAGTTTCGCGTTGGCAGCATAAGTTGCACGCAGCGCCCGATAATCGCGTTCCAGAATTTCCGCCTGCTCCTGTTTCAGACGCGCAATCTCCGCCTCCATATCCCGCTGCCGCGTCAGCCGGTAAAACATCACGGCGCACAACAGCACCATAGAAAGGATAATCCAGGAGCCGGTCCGTTCTTCGTCTATTGGAAGAAGCGTCTGCTCAGATAAAACTATCGCGCCGAGCAGCCCCAGTACAGCCGCTGCGGATACTGGCCTGATAAGCTCCGCCTGTCCGCCGCCGCGTTTTCTCAGCCGGATTGCCGCACCAGCCATCAGCAGACGTGTTATCCAGATTCCGGCAAGATGCTCCGTCATTGCCGTGTCCATAAATTTCCGGGATTGAAACAGCACGCCAAGCCCCGCCGAAAACAAAAAGTCCCACAGACTTACGCCTACCTCATAAAAAAATATCAAAAACAAAAAGAGACGGAGCTGCTCCCGCCGGTAGTGCCATATAATTACCGCTGCAAACAATATTTCAGTGCCAATTACGCCAGCTTCTGGAAACGATGCCACCTGGAGAGCCGTGACAAGACAACCCCCGGCTGCCAGGAGCGGCAAAACTCTCCGCTCCAGCGACACCCCCATCAGCCATGTCACACAAAAAATTCCCGTAACCAGACGCAGCTCATTTGTTAATAAATAAGAAATTATCTGATACCATTCCATCATATGTGCGCTCCCCAGAACTGATTGATCTGCCGCTTCACATCCTGCAGATGTGACCTGCTCACGGGAAGCTGTTCTCCGTTCTTCAGAACCGCCATTCCGCCGCTTATTTTCATAACATGAATAATATTAACGATACAGCCCCTGTCAATAAAAATAAATTCCGGAGCATTTAATTCCTCAAATACCTGCTGCAGGCTTTTTCTTACCTTTGAGATTCCACCGGCAGACACGATACTGGCGTTTTTCCCGTCCCGCTCAATATAAAAAATATCCCGGTATGGTATTTTTTCCAGCCGGCTTAACGTCCGGATGGTATATTCCTGCCCCTCTTCCAGCTCAATCAGCTTCGCCGCGTCCGTCACGGCGGCCGCCAGTCTGGCATCCAGGTCACTCTTTGGTACATACCGAAAAACCGCCAGTTCAAATGCGTCAATAGCATACTCCGTGTGAGATGTCACAAAAATAATTTTAACCTTCGGCAGAAATTCCTTTACTCTCCGCACAATTTCCATGCCATCCATCCCCGGCATTTCGATATCCAACAGAATCAAATCGTAAAAAAAACCATCATCCATTATATCATACAGCAGATTCCGGCTCTGCGTATATGTCTCTATTTCATATGCGATGCCGCAGGAATGCAGACTTTCTCTGACTGCCTGCTCATGTAAGGAAACCGCTTTTTCTTCATCATCACATATTGCAATTTTTACCAAAACAGTCCCTCCCACCAGTTATTCTTTTATAAGGATAATAAAAACCTGCAGACCTGAAATGATCAGCCCCTTGTCTGCTTAAGAGAGATCATATCAAAATATATCTGCAGGTTTCATTATAATTCCCCTCACCCTGAAATACAAGGTGTGAAAAGACTGTTCTCCACGTTCTCCGTTTTCTTGATATCCAAAACACATTTTCTGCCAGACTGACGCTGTAAAGCAGCAAATAGCTGTTTAATTTTTTACACCTCATCCGCAGCTGCAGTCCGGTAATTTTCCATATATTGCGCCAGCGCGGCATCACTCTCTACCGCCTCCTCATAGGCGTCCTGCGCAAACGCAATCAACGTCTGCCCTTCTTCGCTGCTCCGCAGGCTCTCAGCCAGTGCCTGCACCGATGTATCATCCGACACATCAGAAATATACAGACTGCCGTCCTCCCCGGTCTGAAGATATACCCAGGACAGGCTTGGAACCGTCGTGGCAATTCCCGCCAGCGATACCTCATATGCTGCATACACAAAATAGCTGCCCTCCGTTAGTCCCGCCTGCGACCATGTATGCAGATTACTGTATGACATTTCGGCTCCGCTCTTCTCATTATAATAAGTGGACATTACCGTATATATCACATCTTCATCCTGTGAAAATTCCCGGAAGCTGCCCGAAGCGAGGCTTTTCCCGAATAATTCAACTGCCGCAGCTTCTTCATTTCCTGCCTGTACTGCCTCCACGACTGTTCCGGCATCCCCTCCCGCGCTCCGGAAGCGCACATACAAAAGAGCTGCCAGCATAAGCGCAAGCAGCATGAAAATGCGCCATAATAATCTGTTTAATTGTATTGCTCCTGTTTTTTTCCGCCTGTTCATTATTTTATACTGCCCTCCCTGTGTTCATCCCGTATATCCGGCAGTTGTCTGGAAAGACTGTTCCAGCCGAACACTGTCCGGAAAAACTGCCCTGCCGGACACTGCCCGGAAAAACCGCCCTGCCGGACACTGCCCGGAAAAACTGCCCTGCCGGACACTGCCGGAAAACCGCCCTGCCGGACAACGTTACTGCTCATTCCGTTCACAGTAACCGGACAACTGCCTCTGGTTGCATATGTTACAAAAAAATTCTTGAAGAAAAATTGAAAATGTCTTATCTTTTAAGGTTTCACAAAAGATTCACAAAAATAAGATTTTTTCAACCCTCTTTCAATTCGGCTGTGATATGTTATATAATGATTCAAGAGACAAATAGACACAAAAAATATGAGAGGGATTCTTTGTCCCCTGGCTCATTATATTTTTCAATTCAGGAGTATATACATGAATATTTTAA
This is a stretch of genomic DNA from Marvinbryantia formatexigens DSM 14469. It encodes these proteins:
- a CDS encoding ATP-binding cassette domain-containing protein, whose product is MNKADIFSLRNLSVWYTADHPVISQLSLDLEAGEVVGLIGMNGAGKTTFIKTMAGLLRSFHADSATWNGKEFRFCDREFKRSRYVVFAEDSSFRYFTFREYLAYAAASYGIKPPDVTYLISGFHFEEYTDVLLKELSTGNRKKVYLITAFALHPELLLLDEPVNGLDFQSTEFLYQLMGEYKQYGTILFSSHILESICLTSDRVLVLENGKISRTFTGGEIAAGSIREVLHDCEKYESPV
- a CDS encoding alkaline phosphatase codes for the protein MMKKKQITAMLLSMCMAVPTIAGIPAVGVGAAEETVAAPKYIFLFIGDGMSFPQIQTTADYLGTTASDGGIETSALSFMNFPVVGTAQTFDSTSFAPDSASTATSIATGNKTYSGTINMDTTMTIPFETIAEKLKAQKDYKIGIVTTVNLNHATPAAFYAHQASRNSYYDISMELTESGFDYFAGGALLDPTGKEDDPKEDAYQVAENAGYKVIRTQEEAAALTAEDGKAIVVAETLADGNAMSYDVDAADGEWQLKDYVDKGIEVLDNETGFFMMVEGGKIDWACHANDAGSTINDTQALSEAVESAVAFYNEHPDETLILVTGDHETGGLTIGFAGTDYDTYLTNLTNQKISYAKFDSDYVAGYKENQTPFEDVLKDIKENFGLMTADDPDATEDSKLVLTDYEYGKLEDAYNRTLETGSSKKDEMTQEEYLLYGTYEPLSVTITHILNNKSGISFSSYAHTGLPVPVFAMGAGQDLFEGYYDNTDIYNNMAALTGVE
- a CDS encoding LytR/AlgR family response regulator transcription factor, giving the protein MVKIAICDDEEKAVSLHEQAVRESLHSCGIAYEIETYTQSRNLLYDIMDDGFFYDLILLDIEMPGMDGMEIVRRVKEFLPKVKIIFVTSHTEYAIDAFELAVFRYVPKSDLDARLAAAVTDAAKLIELEEGQEYTIRTLSRLEKIPYRDIFYIERDGKNASIVSAGGISKVRKSLQQVFEELNAPEFIFIDRGCIVNIIHVMKISGGMAVLKNGEQLPVSRSHLQDVKRQINQFWGAHI
- a CDS encoding sensor histidine kinase, which produces MMEWYQIISYLLTNELRLVTGIFCVTWLMGVSLERRVLPLLAAGGCLVTALQVASFPEAGVIGTEILFAAVIIWHYRREQLRLFLFLIFFYEVGVSLWDFLFSAGLGVLFQSRKFMDTAMTEHLAGIWITRLLMAGAAIRLRKRGGGQAELIRPVSAAAVLGLLGAIVLSEQTLLPIDEERTGSWIILSMVLLCAVMFYRLTRQRDMEAEIARLKQEQAEILERDYRALRATYAANAKLYHDLHNHIEAIYQCLKQGEFPEAMQYCEDLRAPVREISQSVWTGDKATDCLISSKMALAEQRKIKTEVNIEFPRNTNIRSVDLTTILGNLLDNALEAADTAADGQRFLALTVRRINEMLIIKVENSYGKEPVQKEGRLQTAKTEKDFHGWGLKSVQTVAERYDGTVSTAYQDGIFKAVVTLSFQPVKIE